The Parashewanella spongiae genome has a window encoding:
- a CDS encoding response regulator codes for MTTKVLICDDSSMARKQMARVLPKDWDVSLTFANNGLEGLEAIKDGKGEVVFLDLTMPVMDGYQVLATVQKLDLPSLIIVVSGDIQLQAFQRVKSLGALDFIQKPISSDTLNNTLQEYGIFTSSAVGELSDTPMLKVDLRDACQEIANVAMGRAADLLAKLLDVYVLLPIPTVNVLEVSELTMALKATEENQQVSALCQGFIGAGIAGEALLLFHDSSFEDMAKLMGIKNPDSSQAEIEVLIDTGNVLIGAFLNGISAQLDMPFNQSHPVVLGRHCTVNELIHDNAEKWQRTLAMEINYRIKDHNIQCDLLMLFTEESMPTLTNKISYLID; via the coding sequence ATGACCACTAAAGTACTCATCTGTGATGATTCAAGTATGGCTCGTAAACAAATGGCTCGTGTGTTGCCCAAGGATTGGGATGTGTCTCTTACTTTTGCAAACAACGGTCTTGAAGGCCTAGAAGCTATTAAAGACGGTAAAGGAGAGGTCGTTTTTTTAGATCTCACCATGCCTGTGATGGATGGTTATCAGGTACTGGCAACGGTGCAAAAACTCGATTTGCCATCATTGATTATTGTGGTCTCTGGCGATATTCAACTGCAAGCCTTTCAAAGAGTAAAATCCCTTGGTGCACTCGACTTCATTCAAAAACCCATTAGTTCTGACACGCTAAACAATACTCTTCAAGAGTATGGAATTTTTACCAGTTCGGCTGTGGGTGAACTCAGTGATACACCCATGCTTAAAGTTGACCTTCGAGATGCTTGCCAAGAAATCGCCAACGTCGCCATGGGACGAGCCGCAGACTTACTCGCCAAACTGCTGGATGTATATGTATTGCTGCCCATCCCCACTGTTAATGTACTAGAAGTCAGTGAGCTAACTATGGCGTTAAAAGCCACAGAAGAAAACCAGCAAGTGTCGGCGTTGTGCCAAGGGTTTATTGGCGCAGGAATAGCAGGTGAAGCCCTGTTACTGTTTCATGATTCTAGCTTTGAAGACATGGCCAAACTCATGGGGATCAAAAACCCAGATTCGAGCCAAGCAGAAATTGAAGTACTCATCGATACCGGTAATGTACTGATTGGCGCCTTTTTAAATGGTATTTCTGCACAACTTGATATGCCCTTTAATCAGAGCCACCCTGTGGTGCTTGGTCGCCATTGTACCGTCAACGAGCTCATCCATGATAATGCCGAAAAGTGGCAACGCACGCTGGCGATGGAGATCAATTATCGGATTAAAGATCACAACATTCAATGTGATCTATTAATGCTGTTTACTGAAGAATCAATGCCAACTTTAACAAATAAAATAAGCTACTTAATTGACTGA
- a CDS encoding sensor domain-containing diguanylate cyclase produces the protein MSDNTHHLSEFHWLIEMVQTIEVGIVVLDRNYNIKLWNGFMENHSGVSPNILKDQNLFQHFADLDTEWLKKKMESVFLLKNRAFISWEQRPFVFCFKNYRPITGRAAHMYQNVTLQPLVSLTGEVSHISMIIYDVTDIAMNKLQLNNVNQTLEHLSQTDELTQLNNRRHWQHCMEREYERFSRYNTASSLVMLDIDHFKSINDRFGHQIGDVVIQRVAHMLSQSLRETDCAGRYGGEEFAVVLANTNSKDAISFTERLRKRVEQVEFMADDDVFRVTVSFGICDLNDDIKDSISWLSFADKALYRAKLNGRNRSVIYRDISGDEKLH, from the coding sequence ATGTCTGATAACACTCATCATTTAAGCGAATTCCACTGGCTGATTGAAATGGTTCAAACCATTGAAGTCGGTATCGTGGTGCTGGATCGCAATTATAATATAAAACTGTGGAATGGTTTCATGGAAAACCACAGTGGCGTTTCGCCCAATATTTTAAAAGACCAAAATTTATTTCAACATTTTGCTGATTTAGATACCGAATGGCTGAAGAAAAAAATGGAATCGGTTTTTTTACTCAAAAACCGTGCTTTCATCAGTTGGGAGCAGCGACCTTTTGTATTTTGCTTTAAAAATTATCGCCCAATCACTGGTCGCGCCGCGCATATGTACCAGAATGTCACTTTGCAACCTTTGGTATCTTTAACCGGTGAAGTCAGCCACATTAGCATGATCATTTATGATGTCACCGATATTGCAATGAATAAATTGCAGCTCAATAATGTTAACCAAACGCTCGAACATTTATCCCAAACCGATGAACTCACTCAGCTAAATAACCGTCGCCATTGGCAACATTGTATGGAACGTGAGTATGAGCGGTTCAGCCGCTACAACACAGCTTCCAGCTTAGTGATGTTAGACATCGATCATTTTAAGAGTATTAATGATCGTTTTGGCCATCAGATCGGTGATGTCGTGATTCAGCGCGTCGCCCATATGTTAAGCCAATCATTGCGCGAAACCGATTGCGCGGGGCGTTACGGTGGCGAAGAATTTGCAGTGGTATTAGCTAATACCAACAGCAAAGACGCGATAAGTTTTACTGAACGATTAAGAAAACGAGTTGAACAGGTTGAGTTTATGGCTGACGACGATGTGTTTCGTGTCACCGTTAGCTTTGGTATCTGTGACTTAAACGATGATATTAAAGACAGTATTAGTTGGCTCTCATTCGCCGATAAAGCGCTTTATCGAGCCAAACTTAATGGCCGAAATCGCAGTGTGATATACCGCGATATCAGCGGAGATGAAAAGTTACATTAA
- the rraB gene encoding ribonuclease E inhibitor RraB encodes MSIEQQIQEQREENRLIVSELLADGSEPDAEYIIEHHFVSHNFDRLEKVAVEAFKLGYEVNDAEELELEDGRVVYCFDAVSNHRLDLELLDKACEQLLQLATKQKVEYEGWGTYFIGDDVEAEQKETLH; translated from the coding sequence ATGTCTATTGAGCAACAGATACAAGAGCAACGCGAAGAGAATCGCTTGATTGTGAGTGAATTATTGGCCGATGGCTCTGAGCCTGATGCTGAGTATATTATTGAACACCACTTTGTATCTCATAATTTTGATCGCCTTGAAAAGGTCGCGGTTGAAGCGTTTAAATTGGGTTATGAAGTGAATGATGCTGAAGAACTTGAATTAGAAGATGGTCGTGTTGTTTATTGTTTTGATGCCGTTTCAAATCATAGATTAGATCTTGAGTTGCTCGACAAAGCGTGCGAGCAACTGTTGCAGCTAGCCACAAAACAAAAAGTAGAATATGAAGGTTGGGGTACTTACTTTATTGGTGACGATGTTGAAGCCGAACAAAAAGAAACATTACATTAG
- a CDS encoding 1-acylglycerol-3-phosphate O-acyltransferase: MLLVIRCLILAVLLALLFVFSMVFCVVRPRHRDNVHVLAQIFSKVCPILGIKLVLRLPKKHYEGPNVYVANHQNNYDIFTHTAAVPKGTVSLGKKSLAWMPLFGQIYWLSGNILINRSNRHRAVSTMAAVAEKMKKNRLSVWIFPEGTRSRGRGLLPLKSGAFHTAIAANAPVIPVVASSQNNINLNRWNNGTVIIEMLAPIETQSLTKSDARTLADNVFEIMKVKLNDLNVEADKLSSNKR; the protein is encoded by the coding sequence GTGTTATTAGTTATTCGTTGTTTAATATTGGCAGTATTGCTGGCTTTGTTGTTTGTCTTTAGCATGGTTTTTTGTGTGGTGCGACCTAGGCATCGAGATAATGTTCACGTTTTAGCGCAGATATTTTCTAAGGTTTGTCCCATCCTCGGGATAAAACTGGTGCTACGCCTGCCTAAAAAGCATTACGAAGGGCCAAATGTTTATGTGGCCAACCATCAGAATAATTATGATATTTTTACCCATACTGCCGCTGTACCAAAAGGGACTGTAAGCCTTGGGAAAAAAAGCTTAGCCTGGATGCCGCTTTTTGGACAGATCTATTGGCTTTCTGGAAATATTTTAATTAATCGAAGTAATCGTCACCGTGCAGTCAGTACTATGGCCGCGGTTGCTGAAAAAATGAAAAAAAATCGTTTATCGGTATGGATTTTCCCTGAAGGTACGCGCTCACGTGGGCGAGGTTTATTGCCATTAAAATCAGGTGCATTTCATACCGCAATCGCCGCCAATGCGCCGGTCATTCCAGTCGTAGCCAGTTCACAAAATAATATTAACTTGAACCGTTGGAATAACGGTACGGTCATAATTGAAATGCTGGCGCCGATTGAGACTCAATCCTTAACCAAGTCTGATGCGAGAACATTGGCCGATAACGTTTTCGAAATCATGAAAGTAAAATTGAATGATTTAAATGTAGAAGCCGATAAGTTATCTTCAAATAAACGTTAA